From Hydrogenispora ethanolica, one genomic window encodes:
- the gshAB gene encoding bifunctional glutamate--cysteine ligase GshA/glutathione synthetase GshB has protein sequence MAEYRDMELSTQVLIKEAINRGVAVEVLDPGDNFIRLSRDGRTEYVKQATRTAADSYIAPLIMENKEVTKTLLRERGLNVPAGVTVSGVAEALSDYPRFQGKAIVVKPKSTNFGKGVLVLKEEHRPGDFQKAVADALRYDQSVLIEEFIPGKEYRFLVIGGEVAAVLHRVPANVTGDGIRNIAELVTEKNKDPLRGKGYVTPLEQIRLGPVEETYLSSQGKDPETVPDDGEVVYLRENSNISTGGDSIDFTDETGAGYKRIAIEAARAVGAKICGADIIIRDLREKPDARNYSIIELNFNPALHIHDFPYRGQNRRVEGKVLDLLGFAEREQGA, from the coding sequence ATGGCTGAATACCGTGATATGGAACTTTCCACTCAGGTATTGATCAAGGAAGCCATAAACCGGGGAGTGGCGGTGGAAGTGCTGGACCCGGGCGATAATTTCATCCGCCTGTCCCGGGACGGGCGAACCGAGTATGTCAAACAGGCGACCCGGACGGCGGCGGATAGTTATATCGCTCCGCTGATCATGGAGAACAAAGAAGTAACGAAAACCTTGCTCCGGGAGAGGGGCCTGAATGTTCCGGCGGGAGTGACTGTTTCCGGAGTAGCTGAGGCGTTGAGCGATTACCCCCGTTTTCAAGGCAAGGCTATCGTGGTCAAACCAAAGTCGACCAACTTCGGTAAAGGCGTTCTGGTTTTAAAGGAGGAACATCGACCGGGTGATTTTCAAAAAGCGGTGGCTGACGCTTTGCGCTATGACCAGTCGGTGCTGATCGAAGAGTTCATCCCCGGCAAGGAGTATCGGTTTCTGGTGATCGGTGGCGAAGTGGCCGCGGTCCTTCACCGGGTACCCGCCAATGTCACCGGGGACGGAATTCGTAATATTGCTGAACTGGTAACGGAGAAAAATAAGGACCCGTTGCGGGGGAAGGGATATGTCACGCCCTTGGAACAGATCCGGCTTGGCCCGGTGGAGGAAACGTACCTGTCTTCCCAGGGGAAAGATCCGGAGACCGTCCCGGACGACGGTGAAGTCGTTTATCTGAGAGAAAACTCCAACATCAGCACCGGAGGGGACAGCATCGATTTCACCGATGAGACGGGAGCGGGTTATAAACGGATAGCGATCGAAGCGGCCCGGGCGGTGGGAGCCAAAATTTGCGGGGCCGACATCATCATCCGTGATCTCCGGGAGAAGCCGGATGCCAGAAATTACAGCATCATCGAGTTGAATTTCAACCCGGCCCTCCATATTCATGACTTCCCTTACCGCGGCCAAAACCGGCGGGTGGAGGGAAAAGTCCTGGATCTGCTGGGGTTTGCCGAAAGAGAACAGGGGGCCTAG
- the gshA gene encoding glutamate--cysteine ligase, translated as MAAKFDAMRNLFSEGVNSHMLLAGHWGLEREGQRITSSGDLALTDHPAVFGNKLTNPQITTDFAESQLELITPALPTIEDTYESLLAITREAEAGIETELLWPLSMPPRLPEEEQIPIARFDDSPEGRERSVYRQGLALRYGKKMQMISGVHYNYSFSEELLELLRTWLGQGETEREFRDNLYFGVARNFLRYRWLPIYLFGASPVIDISYQPVIRQELKLVEDCCPECRNLVDHYQRYATSLRVSRFGYSDAIQRQYPVSYNSLAEYVGDIRRLLSIHNREYARLGLVRDGQPIQLNANVLQKESEFYAAIRLKRAAGKGRSQLDALEDQGVQYLEVRTLDLNPYEKAGISLDQLYFLQVFLAFCLFEESKPMGRGELQNANQNHHLAALLGRRPRLMLHRSGFFPVALRVWASELFKKLAIVASLMDRGGDGKYRRVVEAEYRKVLDLSLLPAARILQEMAEYGESHAEFGLDLAGRHRNLDNIRKWG; from the coding sequence ATGGCTGCAAAATTCGACGCGATGCGCAATCTTTTTTCCGAGGGCGTGAATAGCCACATGTTACTCGCCGGGCACTGGGGATTGGAGAGGGAAGGGCAACGGATCACCTCCTCCGGCGATCTGGCCCTTACCGATCACCCGGCGGTCTTCGGGAATAAACTGACCAACCCCCAAATTACTACGGACTTTGCCGAAAGTCAGCTGGAACTGATCACCCCGGCTTTGCCGACCATCGAAGATACCTATGAAAGCTTGCTTGCGATCACCCGGGAAGCGGAGGCCGGGATCGAAACCGAGCTGCTCTGGCCGTTAAGCATGCCGCCTCGATTGCCTGAGGAGGAGCAGATTCCCATCGCCCGGTTCGATGATTCTCCCGAGGGTCGGGAACGGAGTGTTTACCGCCAAGGGTTGGCCCTTCGCTACGGCAAAAAAATGCAGATGATCTCCGGGGTTCATTATAACTATTCATTCAGTGAAGAGCTGCTGGAATTGCTCAGGACCTGGCTGGGTCAAGGGGAAACAGAGCGGGAATTCCGCGACAATCTTTACTTTGGGGTGGCGCGGAACTTTCTCCGTTATCGTTGGTTGCCTATCTATCTATTCGGCGCGTCGCCGGTAATCGACATAAGCTACCAGCCGGTAATCCGTCAGGAGCTGAAACTGGTGGAGGATTGCTGTCCGGAATGCCGGAATCTGGTCGACCATTACCAACGGTACGCTACATCTCTCAGAGTAAGCCGATTTGGGTATTCTGACGCGATACAACGGCAATATCCGGTGTCCTATAACAGTTTAGCTGAATATGTGGGGGATATACGCCGCCTGCTGTCTATCCACAACCGGGAGTATGCCCGTTTGGGATTGGTCAGAGACGGCCAGCCCATACAGTTAAACGCCAACGTTCTACAGAAGGAGAGTGAATTTTACGCGGCCATCCGGTTAAAGCGAGCGGCGGGAAAGGGCCGAAGCCAACTGGACGCTCTGGAGGACCAAGGAGTCCAGTATCTTGAAGTCCGGACCCTGGATCTGAACCCGTATGAAAAGGCCGGCATTAGCCTCGATCAACTCTACTTTTTACAGGTGTTTCTGGCTTTTTGTCTATTTGAGGAAAGCAAACCTATGGGCAGAGGGGAGCTGCAGAACGCTAACCAGAACCACCACTTGGCAGCCTTGCTTGGCCGTCGCCCGCGTTTGATGTTGCACCGTTCGGGTTTTTTTCCTGTGGCGCTGCGGGTATGGGCCAGTGAGCTGTTCAAGAAATTAGCCATCGTGGCCTCTTTGATGGACAGAGGCGGTGATGGGAAATACCGGAGGGTGGTCGAAGCCGAATACCGGAAAGTATTGGACCTGTCGTTGCTGCCTGCGGCGCGGATTTTGCAAGAGATGGCTGAATATGGGGAGAGTCATGCCGAGTTTGGGTTGGATCTGGCGGGGCGTCACCGGAACCTTGATAATATCAGGAAATGGGGTTGA
- a CDS encoding ArsR/SmtB family transcription factor, translating into MFDYHKTMETVELAKIFKALSNEQRLNLFKMLYQWNSEAEGEEYVCYDGVDRCFTKACCSLPLSRSTVSHHFKELQNAGLITVTRSGQCFCCKINQDAVQAIRDFLKAL; encoded by the coding sequence TTGTTCGACTACCATAAAACTATGGAAACCGTTGAACTTGCTAAAATCTTCAAAGCTCTCTCCAACGAGCAGCGGCTGAATCTCTTCAAGATGCTCTATCAGTGGAACTCGGAAGCCGAAGGGGAGGAGTATGTCTGCTACGATGGAGTGGATCGCTGTTTCACCAAAGCCTGCTGCTCCCTGCCGCTGTCCCGTTCCACCGTTTCCCATCACTTCAAAGAACTCCAAAACGCCGGCCTGATCACAGTGACCCGGAGCGGCCAATGTTTTTGCTGTAAAATCAACCAGGACGCGGTCCAGGCCATTCGGGACTTTCTAAAAGCGTTGTGA